The Filimonas lacunae genomic sequence GTGCCATATGAATAGGAAATATTCGTTGTGGCCTTGCTATAAACTCAATCTAATCAAATGAAACTTGTTTCTTACCTGCAGGATGGCCACGACCACCTGGGATTATTAGCAGAGGGCTATGTATATAACCTGGAAGAGATACATCCCGAACTGCCTAACAGCATGAGCATGCTGCTTACCTACTGGGAAGACATTTTACCCTCGTTACAAAATGTGAATGAAAGCATAGCCAATGGCCGCGTTGGAAAAGAAAAAGCCTTGCCGCTGGCAAAAGTGAAGTTGCTGTCGCCGGTACCATTTCCTTCCAGCTGCCGCGATGGATATGCGTTTCGCCAGCACGTAGCTGCTGCCCGCCGCAACCGCAATGTGCCTATGATTCCGGAGTTTGACCAATACCCTATTTTCTATTTTACCAATCATCATACTATACAAGGTCCCGGCGATATACGCTGTATGCCCGACCACTTTGAAAAGCTGGATTTTGAGCTGGAAGTGGCGATAGTGATTAATAAACACGGCCGTAACATTCGTGCCGAAGAGGCCGATGAATATATCGGCGGTCTGATGATTATGAATGATATGAGCGCCCGCCGCCTGCAGATGGAAGAAATGCTGCTGAACCTGGGCCCTGCCAAAGGCAAAGACTTTGCTACGGTGTTAGGCCCCCAGCTGGTAACACTGGAGGAGCTGGCTGCTTTTGAAACCGCTCCTAAAGAAGGGCACGTGGGCAAAAGCTGGGATTTGCCTATGCAATGTTTTGTAAACGGCGTTCAGGTAAGTGATGGCAATGTAAACCAGATGGACTGGACCTTTGCTGAAATAATAGAACGTTGTAGCTATGGCGTAGACCTGCATCCTGGTGATGTAATTGGTAGCGGTACGGTTGGTACTGGCTGTTTTCTGGAACTGAATGGTACCGGCAAACTGAATAACCCCGATTATACTGAGCAATGGCTACAGCCCGGAGACGTGGTAGAAATGACCGTAGAAGGTTTAGGTAAACTCTCCAACACTATTGTGAAAGAAGATACGGACTGGAGCATTTTGAAAAGGAAAAAGTAATTGTATGTTTTTAGCGTTAGACAAAATGCCTACTGCCCAACGGCACGGCTATTTGCAGGCGGCCATTGCGCCCCGGCCGGTTTGTTTTGCCAGTACGATAGATAAAGAAGGCAATGTAAACCTGAGCCCCTTTAGCTTTTTTAACCTGTTTTCTTCTGCGCCGCCGATAGTGATATTTTCTCCTTCACGCCGCGTGCGGGACAACACGGTAAAGCATACGCTGGAAAATGTGCTGGAGGTGCCGGAGGTGGTTATTAATATAGTAGACTATGCTATGGTGCAGCAAACCTCATTGGCCAGCTGCGAATATCCCAAAGGCACCGACGAATTTATAAAAGCAGGCTTTACAGCACAACCGGCCAGTATGGTAAAACCACCTATGGTGCAGGAAAGCAAAATAAAACTGGAATGCCGGGTACAGGAAGTGAAGCCGCTGGGTCAGGAAGGTGGTGCAGGCAACCTGGTGATATGTGAGGTGCTTTGCATGCACATTGATGACAGCATACTGGATGCAAACGGCATGATAGACCAGCAGAAGATACAGCATGTAGCCCGCCTGGGAGGAGATTGGTATTGTGCTATAAACAACAACAGCCTGTTTAAAGTGCCCAAGCCTAACACGCAGCTGGGCATTGGTATTGATGCGCTGCCCACCGGTATACGCAACAGTAAAGTGCTTACGGGTAACGATCTGGGGCAACTGGCCAATGTACATGAAATGCCTGTGGTAAACCCGGCTTATACAGATGACCGGTTAAAAAATATTGTACAGTATTATTCCATTAATCCGGACGACATGGATCTGGAACTGCACTCCTATGCGGGAGAGCTGCTGAAAGAAAACAATATAGAAGCTGCCTGGCAGGTATTGCTGGCAGGCAGCCTGGATTGAATTAATAAATAGGAGAAGCCCAGTCTTCGGGGTTGAAGATAGTGTTAGAGCCAGCGCCTTTCTGTAATTGTAAGGCTCTGGCTTTTTCAATTACATGCTGAACCAACTCGTAAGTAGAATGTGATAAAGTGAGTGCTGCCGGAGCAGGTGCTTGTAACCAGCTGTTTACTTTACCAACAAAGGCATTGTCAATGCTTTCCACTACAGGTACGTTGAACTTTTCGAGTGCGGCTGCATTACACAGCTGCTCGTATTGGCCTTTGATAGGCAGACACAGTAATTTCTTTTGCAGGTATAAAGCTTCGGCAGGTGTTTCAAAACCAGCGCCGGTAATTACACCATAGCTGTTGATCATACTTTCGCTGAACGCTTCATTACCGATAGGTACAAAAGTGATGTTGCCCTGTACGGTTTTGCTTTTTACCTTTTTAGAAAACACTTCAAACTGCACATCTTTTACCTGGCGCAGACTGTTGGCTACCACCTCATCAGAATAGTGAGAAAGGTATACCGTAACGTGGCCTTTGTTTTCAGGCTGAGCCTGTAACACCTGTTGTTTCACAACGGGTGAGAATATGAAGTCATCATACCTGTCAAAGTGCAGGCCCACATAGGCTTCTGCTTTGGCATAATGCTTTAATATCATTTCGCCCATCAGGTCCTTTTTAGAAGGACGTGGGGTGTTGGCGCTCTGGAAGCTGGCCTGGTGGCCAAAGTTGATAGAAGGCACACCTTTTAACTTACAGGCAAGTGCTGTAATGCTTTCAAAGTCGTTGATCACTACATCGTAGTTTTCAACGGGTAATGCTTTGGCTTCTTTCCAGGCACGTACCGGGTTAAAAGCGCGCAGCATTTTCATGTAATCAAGACCTCCGTGGTTACCGTAGAACAGGCATATGCCTTTGCTTTTATACTTTACAGGCAGGGTGGACGGCAGGTTGCTATTGGTGCCGCTTAAAAACACGTCTACCTGGCCATAGTGCTGTAAAAAAGGAACTAACTCCATAGCCCTGGCTATGTGTCCATTACCTGTTGCCTGTACTGCATAAAATATTTTCATAACCGGCTGTTTACAGTGTTTGATTCAATAGTTGAAAAAGTGGGGTAGCCATGGCTACCCTGTTATTGGAAAGAGCTCCGGGTTGAAACATCATAACTTCATCCGTTACCACATTCAGTTCTGGCAGCTTCTTCTCGATAGCTGTTACATTAGTGGTAAAATCTTTTGCATCGTATTGATAAATAGTCCAATCGTTGTGCGCATATTCCAGGGCGGTAAGGTTTTCTACCCAATCGCCGCTGTTGAGGTAGGTAACGCTGCCATCTTTGGTTTCAATAACCCTTTTCTGTGGCTGGTGAATATGACCACAGATAACGCAGTCGTATTTCTTTTTAATGGCCAGCTCGGCAGCGGTTTGTTCAAAATCGGCAATCCACGACACTGCTTTTTTCACACCATTCTTTACCTTTTTGCTAAAGCTCATTTTTTCGCGGCCTGCCAGTTTCAGAAACCAGTTAATGCAGCGGTTAAGCAGGATAAGAAGGTCGTAGCCATGACCGCCTAATTTGGCCAGTATTTTAGCACTGCCTTTAGTGGTAGCATCAAATACGTCTCCATGGAAAATCCAGGTCATTTTACCATTGATTTCCATGACCATTTTATCGGTGAGCTGAAAATTGCCTATTTGTATATCGCTGTATCTGCGTAGTACTTCATCATGGTTGCCGGTAATATAAATAACACGGGTGCCTTTGCTAAGCAGGCTCATAATTTCTTTAATCACCTGCATGTGCGCTACGGGGAAGTAACGCTTGCTAAACTGCCATCCGTCGATAACATCTCCATTCAGCACCAGAATCTGTGGCTGAATACTTTTGAGATAGTTAATAATTTCCTGTGCGTGGCATCCATACGTTCCCAGGTGTAAATCACTCATGACCACCACATCTACCGGCCTTCTATCCATGTGGAATTTGGTTTATCAAAACTCCCTTATGAATGTTACCTGTACATTACCGGCCAATTAAAACATTGTAACGCAATTGTGAAGGAATTGTAAAGAAAAATGCCTATGGAAGCAACTGACTGAATAATTCAAACACTTTGGAGTTGGTGGGATTGTTCAGTGTTTCGGCAATATCCAGCTTTTCGCCGGCATTCAGGTGAAAGCTTAAAGAGGCATGTGCATCTTTATTACCAGGCACATATTGAAAGCAAAGGCGGTAAAAATGGTCGCCAAAACTGTTGTACATATACTCCAGCTGATCGTTCTGATAATATTCCTGCAGGCGAAACCAGTTGTTTTGCAGTAACAGGAAAGGTTTGGTTAAAAAGCTGAGGATACTGCTATTTTCTTTTGGTTCGTCCCACTCGCCCAGCTTGCGGTCACGTATTTGTATCAGCACCACCTTATCGGTATTTTCCTTTAACCAGGTGCTAAAGGTTTGTACAAAGCGCAGGGAAGTTTCCTGGCCATAGTTATCGCGCAGTCCTGCATCCATTACATCAATAACAGGCATGGTAGGTAGCCACACATTGGGCAGCACATACGGGAAGGTAGCGTTCATGCGCAGTGCAGACGTTACCCGTATGTTCATGGCCTTCTGGTTGTGAAAGAAGGAATTAAAATCAATCGCATCTGCATCGGCTTGCGAAATGCGGCTGCTGTCTGTTGCGCTACGCATGAGAAAACGGGCCGGGCGGGTGCTGATGATCATTTTACGGCCATCGCGGCTGATAACAGAATTAAACAGCATGGTGGGAATCAATGCGGAGTCTTCGGCTGGCATATAATCACCTACCGGTTTGTTCAACAGATCGTGCGTGTTTTCGTTCAGTTTTCGTTCAAAGGAATAGCCCCTGTCTTTAATATAGATATTGCCATCCAATGAAAACTTTTTAGCCGGGCCTACCAGGTCGCGCGAGATAAAAGACGAAAAGAGCGGATTCAGCAGATCTTTGGAAATATCATCTACATAGGTTTTATCCTGCAGGTGAATGGGGTGGCCCAGTTGTTTTTGGAGGTACAGTTCTCTGAAATACGCTGCTCCTAACATACCGCCCGATGCTCCACTGATTAATACTGTTTGTTGCATGAATTTACCTTGGGAAAGGCTGTCGAGCCTTTGCAGCACATTCATGGTAAACGTGGCGCTACGGGTGCCGCCACCACTAACATTGATCAGAAATAAAGTGGGTTTTTTACTGCTTTGCTTTTTCTTCCAGGTTTCCAGCCGTTGCAGGAAAGCGGCCTTATCGGCTGCTTCGTTTTCGGGAGAAGCCAAAGCCAATACCGTTTCACGGTTGTAAATAGGACGCTCTTTTTGTTGGGTATAATCCAGGCCGTAGGCCTTATTGCGCAGGTCAATGATATCGTGCTGATACATCCAGTTAACAGCTACATATAGTATCACTACCAGTGGAAGCGTCCAGCTATGCAGAAAAGACGACAATGCCCCGGCTACACCTATTAATATAGCAAATAATAAAGTAATGCTGGCAGCAGCGGGTGCCTGGAAAACAGAATTATCGGATAAAAAGCCAATGACGATTAAAAAAATAAAAGCCATTAAAATGGCCAGTACGGCAGAGAAATGGTGACGTTTAAATATCAGGTCTAAAAACTCCTGTGGATAGTGGCGCACATCACGCGGTTTACGCAGGTGCAGCGTGGCGCTTAAAAACCACTCTACCTTTATTTCTTTTTTCTCGGCAGGCAGGGGCTTTTTTTTCAGTGCCTTCTGGTAGTTTTTGTGGGCCACCGTAATTACCGAAGCCATGCTGCGGTAAATGGTTTTATCGGCACCGAAAAAATATACAAAGCAAATGATAAGCGACAATACAAAGCCGCCGCCAAAACCACCGGTAAGAAAAAAGATCTCTTTCAGGGGAATTAACTCGCGGTAACGTTCGTAATCAATAGCATGGTATAAATAAAACCCCAGGAACACCAGGGGAATGATGGCATTATTGATACAGTATTTTAAGAAAGGTTGTGCCGTGGTAGCCAGAAAGCGGATATGCTTACTATGTAGTATGAACGTGGTAATGTTCCAGCTCATAATAAAAGTGCCGATGGTAAAACCTACAATGGCAGTGCCCAGCGCATTTACCTGCCCGAGGTATTCAGGAGCCAGGTACAGGGAGTGGGCGCCGTAGGTTTCCATAAAATGCCCCGATACCGTGGCAAACAGGATATACCAGAAAATAAGAAATACCTGGTAACGCCGGAAGTGCAACAAAAACAGTTGTAGGGGTAAGGAGTAATATATGCCGACCAGGTACTTTTTCATATCCGTTCTTTAATTGTTGACCGGCCTTTTTCGGCTTCTTTTCTTACTACAATTTAGGGTAAAAAAGCAAACGTTACATACAGGCTAAATGATAAATGGCGTAAATTATTTTAAACGTAGTATTAAAGCATATACCAGCACAAAAAGCAAACTGGAACAGATCAGGTGCAGTGGTTGCGCAATAGCAGGAACATTCAGGTATAACATAGATAAACCCAGCACCAGGGTAGTCAATACTACTACAAATATCCATCCGCCTATAGCAGAAAGTACTTTATAAGGTAAACTGCGCCAGAACAGGCCCACGCAACAGGCAGTAGCTATCCAGGCACAAGTTTTATGCAGGGTAAAGAAAAAGTCCAGCCTGTTTATCCACAGTTCGCGCTGTTCGTAATGTAATGCACGGGATACTTCATCAATCTGCTCACGCACTTCGGTGCCTATCACTATCTGCACCAGCAGCAACAATAAGGTAAGTATGGCCAGCCACTTGGTGCCTTTGTTTTCTACCGGGTGAATGTTTTGCAGGCGGCGTAGTATAACTACGGGTATAATGGCAATTACCAGCGCTACCAGCATGTGGGTGGTTACTTTTACCACGGCTAGGTTGGCATCTACAATACGTTTGCCCAGCCAGGCCTGTACACCGGTAGCAACCAGCATTAAAAACGACATCCAGAAAATGGAGGGTCTGGTGCTGAAAAACTTGCGGGCGCTCCAGATGGTGTGTATGATGAACAGGAAACCGAGGATGGCTCCCAGTAAACGGTTAATGTATTCTGTCCAGGTGTGTACTGCATTAAACTCGTGGTCGATATCTTGTTGGCGCAGGTATTTTTCGTAATCAGCGGGTAACTGGCTGGCATTGGTAGGCGGTATCCAGCTGCCAAAACAACGCGGCCAATCCGGGCATCCCATACCACTTTGTGTCATACGCACAATGCCACCGGCTGCAATTACCACAAAAACAAAAAAGAGAACAAACCGGGTGTATTTGAGATAGGCATTGTTTGTATTACTCATAGTACCTTTTTTTAGCTGCGCAAAGGTAGCCTATGTAACTATATCAACTTATCTTTACTTCATGCTCGCACCTTATTATCAGCAAAAAATGGTGGAAGCTGGCTGTGATGAAGCCGGAAGAGGTTGCTATGCCGGTCCTGTTTTTGCAGCGGCTGTAATACTGCCGGCAACATTTACTCATCCATTACTGAACGACAGCAAGCAATTAAAAGCTGCGGAGCGGAATGAGGTAAGAATATCCATTTTAGAGCATGCCATCAGCTATGGTGTTGCCATGGTAAGTGAAGAAGAAATAGACCGCATTAATATATTAAAGGCTTCCTTTAAAGCCATGCACCTGGCCATTGAGCAGTTGCGTGTGGTGCCGGAGTTGTTGCTGATAGATGGTAACCGGTTTACACCCTACCCCAGCATTCAGCACACGTGCATTGTAAAGGGCGATGGCATTTATGCCAGCATTGCCGCTGCCAGTATACTGGCCAAAACAGCAAGGGATGCTTACATGACCCGGCTGCATGATGAGTTTCCGCATTACAACTGGGCGAAGAACAAAGGCTATGGTACATTGGCGCACCGCGAGGCCATTGACCAGCACGGGTTGTGCAAATACCACCGCAAAAGCTTTAATATCGCTTCTACACAGCTTACTATTTCAGCAGATAACTTATGATACTATTTCCAGAAAACCTGGTATTGGAAAACGAACGGGTAAGGTTAACGCCACTGCAAACCTCAGATATTGTTTTCCTGCTTCCTGGTGTTTGACAAAGCTGCCAATGCTTATGCAGGCTGCACCCGTTTTTACGATATACAATCTGTAAACGAAACAACCCAGCTGGGCTATACCTGGTATGGAAAAGATTTTCAGCGCAGTGGGTTAAACCGGCATTGCAAGTTGCTGCTGTTAAGCTATGCTTTTGAACAGTGGGGCATAAAACGGGTAGAGTTTCGTGCGCATGGAAAAAATGCCCGCAGCATTGAAGCCATGAAAAACATTGGCTGTACGGTAGAAGGTATTTTACGCAGCACCGGCCCCAGTATGGAACCTGGTGTGAGAAGGGACTCTGTTATCCTGTCTGTATTAAAAGAAGAATGGATTGGTGGAGTAAAAGAAAAGCTGCTGCAAAAAATTTACGCAGCTTAACTGTTTAATCTTCCTGCTCCCATTCGCCCAGCCCTTTACGAATAATAACAGGTTCATCACCCGTGCAGTCCAGCACCGTAGATGGTATCATGCCACCCATGCCGCCATCTATTACAATATCGGCCAGCTTGCTAAAGTTGCGGTAAATGAGTTCGGGATCGGTATATTCTTCCACCATATCACCTGGAAGGGACGCTGATAATATGGGGTTGCCCAACTGCTGTATAATGGTGCGGGCAATATTATTATCAGGTACGCGCAGGCCCACCGTGCTTTTTTTGCTTTGTAATATTTTAGGCACCTCTTTGCTGGCAGGTAATATAAATGTATACGGGCCGGGCAAATGGCTTTTCAAAATGCGATACAACGGCGTGGAAATGCTTTTGGTGTACTTACTTAAATCACTTAAATCGTAACAGATAAAACTGAGGTTGGCCTTTTGAGGGTCGACCTGTTTAATGCGGCAAACTCTTTCAACAGCTTTGTGCTGGGAAATATCGCAGCCCAAACCATAAATGGTATCGGTGGGATAAATGAT encodes the following:
- a CDS encoding UDP-2,3-diacylglucosamine diphosphatase: MDRRPVDVVVMSDLHLGTYGCHAQEIINYLKSIQPQILVLNGDVIDGWQFSKRYFPVAHMQVIKEIMSLLSKGTRVIYITGNHDEVLRRYSDIQIGNFQLTDKMVMEINGKMTWIFHGDVFDATTKGSAKILAKLGGHGYDLLILLNRCINWFLKLAGREKMSFSKKVKNGVKKAVSWIADFEQTAAELAIKKKYDCVICGHIHQPQKRVIETKDGSVTYLNSGDWVENLTALEYAHNDWTIYQYDAKDFTTNVTAIEKKLPELNVVTDEVMMFQPGALSNNRVAMATPLFQLLNQTL
- a CDS encoding L-threonylcarbamoyladenylate synthase → MLLEIHPEDPQPRQIKMVLECLRDGGVIIYPTDTIYGLGCDISQHKAVERVCRIKQVDPQKANLSFICYDLSDLSKYTKSISTPLYRILKSHLPGPYTFILPASKEVPKILQSKKSTVGLRVPDNNIARTIIQQLGNPILSASLPGDMVEEYTDPELIYRNFSKLADIVIDGGMGGMIPSTVLDCTGDEPVIIRKGLGEWEQED
- a CDS encoding patatin-like phospholipase family protein is translated as MKKYLVGIYYSLPLQLFLLHFRRYQVFLIFWYILFATVSGHFMETYGAHSLYLAPEYLGQVNALGTAIVGFTIGTFIMSWNITTFILHSKHIRFLATTAQPFLKYCINNAIIPLVFLGFYLYHAIDYERYRELIPLKEIFFLTGGFGGGFVLSLIICFVYFFGADKTIYRSMASVITVAHKNYQKALKKKPLPAEKKEIKVEWFLSATLHLRKPRDVRHYPQEFLDLIFKRHHFSAVLAILMAFIFLIVIGFLSDNSVFQAPAAASITLLFAILIGVAGALSSFLHSWTLPLVVILYVAVNWMYQHDIIDLRNKAYGLDYTQQKERPIYNRETVLALASPENEAADKAAFLQRLETWKKKQSSKKPTLFLINVSGGGTRSATFTMNVLQRLDSLSQGKFMQQTVLISGASGGMLGAAYFRELYLQKQLGHPIHLQDKTYVDDISKDLLNPLFSSFISRDLVGPAKKFSLDGNIYIKDRGYSFERKLNENTHDLLNKPVGDYMPAEDSALIPTMLFNSVISRDGRKMIISTRPARFLMRSATDSSRISQADADAIDFNSFFHNQKAMNIRVTSALRMNATFPYVLPNVWLPTMPVIDVMDAGLRDNYGQETSLRFVQTFSTWLKENTDKVVLIQIRDRKLGEWDEPKENSSILSFLTKPFLLLQNNWFRLQEYYQNDQLEYMYNSFGDHFYRLCFQYVPGNKDAHASLSFHLNAGEKLDIAETLNNPTNSKVFELFSQLLP
- a CDS encoding ribonuclease HII, whose protein sequence is MLAPYYQQKMVEAGCDEAGRGCYAGPVFAAAVILPATFTHPLLNDSKQLKAAERNEVRISILEHAISYGVAMVSEEEIDRINILKASFKAMHLAIEQLRVVPELLLIDGNRFTPYPSIQHTCIVKGDGIYASIAAASILAKTARDAYMTRLHDEFPHYNWAKNKGYGTLAHREAIDQHGLCKYHRKSFNIASTQLTISADNL
- a CDS encoding GNAT family N-acetyltransferase, which codes for MFSCFLVFDKAANAYAGCTRFYDIQSVNETTQLGYTWYGKDFQRSGLNRHCKLLLLSYAFEQWGIKRVEFRAHGKNARSIEAMKNIGCTVEGILRSTGPSMEPGVRRDSVILSVLKEEWIGGVKEKLLQKIYAA
- a CDS encoding flavin reductase family protein, producing MFLALDKMPTAQRHGYLQAAIAPRPVCFASTIDKEGNVNLSPFSFFNLFSSAPPIVIFSPSRRVRDNTVKHTLENVLEVPEVVINIVDYAMVQQTSLASCEYPKGTDEFIKAGFTAQPASMVKPPMVQESKIKLECRVQEVKPLGQEGGAGNLVICEVLCMHIDDSILDANGMIDQQKIQHVARLGGDWYCAINNNSLFKVPKPNTQLGIGIDALPTGIRNSKVLTGNDLGQLANVHEMPVVNPAYTDDRLKNIVQYYSINPDDMDLELHSYAGELLKENNIEAAWQVLLAGSLD
- a CDS encoding COX15/CtaA family protein produces the protein MSNTNNAYLKYTRFVLFFVFVVIAAGGIVRMTQSGMGCPDWPRCFGSWIPPTNASQLPADYEKYLRQQDIDHEFNAVHTWTEYINRLLGAILGFLFIIHTIWSARKFFSTRPSIFWMSFLMLVATGVQAWLGKRIVDANLAVVKVTTHMLVALVIAIIPVVILRRLQNIHPVENKGTKWLAILTLLLLLVQIVIGTEVREQIDEVSRALHYEQRELWINRLDFFFTLHKTCAWIATACCVGLFWRSLPYKVLSAIGGWIFVVVLTTLVLGLSMLYLNVPAIAQPLHLICSSLLFVLVYALILRLK
- a CDS encoding glycosyltransferase family protein, with product MKIFYAVQATGNGHIARAMELVPFLQHYGQVDVFLSGTNSNLPSTLPVKYKSKGICLFYGNHGGLDYMKMLRAFNPVRAWKEAKALPVENYDVVINDFESITALACKLKGVPSINFGHQASFQSANTPRPSKKDLMGEMILKHYAKAEAYVGLHFDRYDDFIFSPVVKQQVLQAQPENKGHVTVYLSHYSDEVVANSLRQVKDVQFEVFSKKVKSKTVQGNITFVPIGNEAFSESMINSYGVITGAGFETPAEALYLQKKLLCLPIKGQYEQLCNAAALEKFNVPVVESIDNAFVGKVNSWLQAPAPAALTLSHSTYELVQHVIEKARALQLQKGAGSNTIFNPEDWASPIY
- a CDS encoding fumarylacetoacetate hydrolase family protein; translated protein: MKLVSYLQDGHDHLGLLAEGYVYNLEEIHPELPNSMSMLLTYWEDILPSLQNVNESIANGRVGKEKALPLAKVKLLSPVPFPSSCRDGYAFRQHVAAARRNRNVPMIPEFDQYPIFYFTNHHTIQGPGDIRCMPDHFEKLDFELEVAIVINKHGRNIRAEEADEYIGGLMIMNDMSARRLQMEEMLLNLGPAKGKDFATVLGPQLVTLEELAAFETAPKEGHVGKSWDLPMQCFVNGVQVSDGNVNQMDWTFAEIIERCSYGVDLHPGDVIGSGTVGTGCFLELNGTGKLNNPDYTEQWLQPGDVVEMTVEGLGKLSNTIVKEDTDWSILKRKK